One Mycolicibacterium pulveris genomic region harbors:
- the sodC gene encoding superoxide dismutase[Cu-Zn] → MLKTVAAAALFAVPALAMSACAAPEQPSDTPGTTPSIWTGSPSPTAAPGAQEQGEATEKLTADLKMADGTTVATADFEFANGYATITVQTTETGKLTPGFHGMHIHSLGKCEANSVAPTGGARGDFNSAGGHFQVSGHTGHPASGDLTSLQVREDGSALLVTTTDAFTAEDLLEGEKTAIIIHENADNFANIPPERYQQVNGNPPPDETTLATGDAGNRVACGVIGTG, encoded by the coding sequence ATGCTCAAGACCGTCGCTGCAGCCGCCTTGTTTGCCGTCCCCGCGCTTGCCATGAGTGCATGCGCCGCGCCCGAACAGCCCAGCGATACGCCGGGCACCACACCGTCGATCTGGACGGGCTCGCCCTCGCCGACCGCCGCGCCCGGCGCGCAGGAGCAGGGTGAGGCCACCGAGAAGCTGACCGCGGATCTGAAGATGGCCGACGGAACCACCGTGGCCACCGCCGACTTCGAGTTCGCGAACGGATACGCCACCATCACTGTTCAGACCACCGAGACGGGCAAGCTGACCCCCGGATTCCACGGCATGCACATCCACTCCCTCGGGAAGTGCGAGGCGAACTCGGTGGCGCCGACCGGCGGCGCGCGGGGCGACTTCAATTCCGCGGGTGGACATTTCCAGGTCTCTGGCCACACGGGCCATCCCGCCAGCGGTGACCTCACCTCGCTGCAGGTGCGCGAGGACGGTTCGGCGCTGCTGGTGACGACGACCGATGCGTTCACCGCCGAGGACCTGCTGGAGGGCGAGAAGACCGCGATCATCATCCACGAGAACGCGGACAACTTCGCCAACATCCCGCCGGAGCGCTACCAGCAGGTCAACGGAAACCCGCCGCCCGACGAGACCACCCTGGCGACCGGCGATGCCGGAAATCGCGTGGCGTGCGGTGTTATCGGCACCGGCTAG
- a CDS encoding glutamate--cysteine ligase, whose amino-acid sequence MLSAPASSHIDFAGSPRPTVGVEWEFALVDAETRDVSNEATQVIEELGENNPRVHKELLRNTVEIVTGICDSVPQAMDDLRETLVTARRIVRDRGMELFSAGTHPFAKWSPGSLTDAPRYAELIKRTQWWGRQMLIWGVHVHVGISSAHKVMAINTSLLNHYPHLLALSSSSPFWDGEDTGYASNRAMMFQQLPTAGLPFHFQTWAEWEGFVHDQKKTGVIDHMNEIRWDIRPSPHKGTVEIRVFDGVSNLRELSALVALTHCLVVDLDRRLDAGERLPTMPPWHVQENKWRAARYGLDAVIILDADSNERLVTEDLDELLTRLEPVAKSLHCADELARVADIYRTGASYQRQRRVAEENDGDLRAVVDALVAELDI is encoded by the coding sequence GTGTTATCGGCACCGGCTAGCAGCCACATAGATTTCGCCGGGTCGCCTCGGCCGACTGTCGGGGTGGAGTGGGAGTTCGCGCTCGTCGACGCCGAAACGCGCGATGTGAGCAACGAGGCCACCCAGGTCATCGAGGAGCTCGGTGAGAACAACCCGCGCGTACACAAGGAGCTGTTGCGCAACACCGTCGAGATCGTCACCGGCATCTGCGATTCCGTGCCGCAGGCGATGGACGATCTGCGTGAAACGCTGGTGACCGCACGCAGAATCGTCCGCGACCGCGGGATGGAGCTGTTCAGCGCGGGCACACACCCGTTCGCGAAATGGTCGCCGGGCAGCCTCACCGACGCGCCGCGCTACGCGGAGCTGATCAAGCGCACCCAGTGGTGGGGCAGGCAGATGCTGATCTGGGGGGTGCACGTGCACGTCGGCATCTCGTCGGCGCACAAGGTGATGGCGATCAACACCTCGTTGCTCAACCACTACCCGCACCTGCTCGCGCTGTCCTCGTCGTCGCCGTTCTGGGACGGCGAAGACACCGGGTACGCCTCCAACCGGGCCATGATGTTTCAGCAGCTGCCGACGGCCGGGCTGCCGTTCCACTTCCAGACGTGGGCAGAGTGGGAAGGCTTCGTCCACGACCAGAAGAAGACCGGCGTCATCGACCACATGAACGAGATCCGTTGGGACATCCGGCCTTCTCCGCACAAGGGGACGGTGGAGATCCGGGTCTTCGACGGCGTGTCCAACCTCCGCGAGCTGAGCGCGCTGGTGGCACTGACTCACTGCCTGGTGGTCGACCTCGACCGGCGCCTCGACGCCGGCGAGCGGCTCCCGACGATGCCCCCGTGGCACGTGCAGGAAAACAAGTGGCGCGCAGCGCGTTACGGGCTTGACGCGGTCATCATCCTGGACGCCGACAGCAATGAGCGGTTGGTCACCGAGGATCTCGACGAGCTGCTGACCCGGCTCGAACCGGTGGCCAAGTCGCTGCACTGCGCAGACGAGCTGGCCCGCGTCGCCGACATCTACCGGACAGGCGCGTCCTACCAACGTCAGCGCAGGGTCGCCGAGGAGAATGACGGCGATCTGCGCGCGGTGGTCGACGCGCTGGTGGCCGAGTTGGACATCTAG